Proteins co-encoded in one Desulfitobacterium hafniense DCB-2 genomic window:
- a CDS encoding GNAT family N-acetyltransferase: MAATIAFAQGQSEQQVMGILGAYGMGIPGDVEELLTVQENEEITAVAKIAEFAEGRFFLEVIGVKDGKRSQGAGRLLLGKILANPWECCRYAFSEQENNREYTVSTLARGYALGFYEKMGFQACTPAEIPEWYRDQCEECPERSTCEPMPMIYSGGERK, translated from the coding sequence ATGGCGGCAACCATTGCCTTTGCCCAAGGGCAAAGTGAACAGCAAGTGATGGGAATTTTAGGTGCCTATGGTATGGGCATACCTGGAGATGTTGAAGAACTGCTCACCGTTCAAGAGAATGAAGAAATAACGGCCGTGGCCAAGATCGCGGAGTTTGCTGAGGGCAGGTTTTTTCTGGAGGTTATCGGGGTGAAGGATGGGAAGCGATCCCAGGGTGCCGGCAGGCTGCTCTTAGGGAAGATCCTGGCGAATCCCTGGGAATGCTGCCGATATGCATTTTCTGAACAGGAAAATAACCGGGAGTATACTGTGTCAACTTTAGCAAGAGGATATGCGCTGGGTTTCTATGAAAAGATGGGTTTTCAAGCCTGTACACCGGCAGAGATCCCGGAATGGTATCGGGATCAATGTGAGGAATGTCCCGAGCGGAGTACTTGTGAGCCAATGCCGATGATTTATAGTGGAGGAGAGCGAAAATGA